The stretch of DNA CAAACATAGGTGCACAGTAATACTGAGAGATCTCACATTGTATTCTGAGCATATTGTTGTACAAAGTGCAGATAAACACTGAAAGTGTTTCAATAATTATTTGTTGCAGGGTGAGCAACTGAAGCGGTGTACCTCGGAAAAGCTTGCAAATGATCAGTTACCTTCTTCTGCCGCATTCGATAGGTAGCTTTCTTAGCCTTGTTATGTTCCTTAGTTCCTCTTATGCTCCTTTTCTTTTGTGTGACAAAGTTGACTATTATATCTTGTGTTATATAGGTCAAGCAATGGACTCCGAAACACAGAACAACAAAAGATATCCAAATACATTAGCACACGTGTTACAGAGGTCTTTCCTGTGAGAAAAGCAAGGAACCTTGGGAAGGAAAACTTTAAGGTTAGAATTCAACATGTTCCTCATTTATATGGACTAATTAATGCCCAATCAGTCTTTTAGCACCAATATTGGTTAGTTGGTTCATTGGTTTGGTTCTAATGTAAAATATCCTGCAGGATGCCTTGCAGAGTAACGAGAAGATTTGTAAGACTATTGATGCTACAGCAGCTTCAAATTTTGCATCGTCTTCACTTACATGGTAATGATCTGACTGCAGAATTTTGGGTGTATGCTTTGCCCTATACATTCAAACTCTTATTTGGCTTCTTTACCATAATTCAGTGGTATTGGTGACTCTGCTAAGTTGGATTCTTCTGTTCCATCAACGACGGAGGCAGCGAAGCCAGGTTTCAAGAAAGTTGAGAAATGTAGTGCAAATGCTCTGCGCAGTGTATCGGAGCTTCATGTTGGTGATGAGAAGCAGACTGGTTCTAACAAATTTGATATGGTAATAACCATTCATCTATTATAATTTAGTAATATGTTGTCATTTCAGCTAATATTCGTACCACATAATGTTAGGAAAAAGTACTGAAAGGGTTTGGAGCTCGTGATGCTTTTGTGGCTTCTAGACTCAGCaaccttaatgtacaagttggTGATGCTGCACTGAAGTCTTCAGACGTGTGCCCTTCTAAGATCACCATTCCAGGGAAAAGAGCTCCTTTGGATTTTACCTTAAAGACTAGTTTGCAGTTTGTTTCATCATCGTCTGTGAAATGGTGGGTGTGCACTAGCTTCTTTTGCATTTCTAGTCTGTATTCTGATTTTTTCAATTATAAATCATACTCCTAATAAATATCATGTGTCTATTTTGCTTGAACCTTTAACCTCAGTTAGAATTCTGAAAATTATATTTGACAAATGATAACATGGAAATTATAGCCTCTTCAGATGCTGTACTGACTTGCAAAATACTGTCAACGACTCCTATGCTTGTAACAGGTGTCACAAGCTCAATACGAGTTTTGGCAGGAGCAGCATCACTGGAGCCATTGGTCAGAGCTGTCTTCGTGGGTGTCAAAACTTAGAGTACCCAAAGCCTGAGAGCAAGAAGGAATTCTTGTTCTCCAAGGCACTACGATCATGGGTCTATCCACAATCTTTATTGCCTTCGTCCATCATATCTGCTATGCTCTCATCAACTGCACGAGGAGGTAATCACTACACCAGAATTACTCCTTATTCTTTTTGCGAACACAATTCCATATGAGTGATTTACTCTTTGGCCTTGTAGAAAATGACTTTCTTCTCAAAAGGCATCAGGACTGGGAAGATTCGTTTCAAAATCTTTACTACATGCTCCGGAAGAATATGCTGAATATATTCTATGGTACCTTCTCCACATAACTCATATTATTTAATGTTCCACTATGTATGTATGCCTATATGCACAAAAAAGATAGTGTCATGATCCTTTTGTAACAAAAAACACTAGCTCATTATAATTCACGCAAAAACCTATAACCTACCTGCTTTGAGTTTTTTGCTGGAAACTCGTTACATGCTGCGAAGTTGCATTTCTACTTGTAATTCTGCAAAAAAAATACATACTGATACATTTTGCTCAAGGTCAGCTCCATCTGCAATTCCACTTTGTGTGCTTTAGTAGTTATGAATTTTATTGTTCTATTAGACTAGTAATTCTCTGTCTAACCTCATCAACCATTCTGAGCATCACTTTCTCATCACAGTTTATACGTCACAATTTGTTGCTCTCTTCATTGGTGGAAACCATTTGGAGAAAAAACAGTCCTGTAATGCCTACTTGTCACAATCTACACGTGGCCTACGCTCATTACTGCGGAAACATGTGAGTTGCTCATTCTGATTTCAGTATCTGCAGGAATGATTCCCTATgttttgctttttgggcatatGACTACCACACTTTGTAGTTGCTGACCAGCAATGCCACTGTATGTTTTTACTAGAAAAATGTGTTTGAATGAAAGTTGATATCTCTGGCTGTTTTTATCAATAGATATATATTTTAATTGAAGTCATTTGTCTACCATTGCTTGGTATCAAAGATGTGCATGACAGAAATAGATAAATCTGTCTGTTTTTATCAATAGATATCTATTTTAGTTGAAGTCATTTGTCTACCATTGCTTGATATAAAAAATGTGCTTTAATGAAGTAGATACCTCTGGCTGTTTTATCGATAGATACCTATGTTTGTTAGTAAAGTCATTTGTCTACCGTTGCTTGGTATATGATGGGATCAGGATCATGGGACTGGAACATTTGCTCCAGATATTAGTCTCTGTTAAGCTTGTTTTTGAGCTTTGTACCATGTTTGTCATTGTAACAATATGACCTTGCTTGTCGCAGGGTGTTTGCTTTTCCATGCCTCTTTGCAACACTGAAGTAGAGCAGGCTACTGAAGATGACCTGATCGAACTCTCAGAAATACAAAGGCGCAATCTTGGCCAGGTTTATTTTCCTTCCAATTTGTGTTCGAGAAAAAATAATTTCCTTCCAATTTCGCCTGGTGTGCTTTAATCAATATGCAGCAGAACTAACTATTGGAAAACAAACATCATTTAATAAGTTGCAGGCACTCCATTTAGATGCTCTATCTGATGTGGATAACACCACGCAGTCATTACTTGCGTTTACTGGCAATGAGAGTGTTCATGGTTTATATGACATTCTGTTGAACTACAAGTAGGGTGACTCACTATTCCCTTATCTCATTCTTCTTTTGATTCAAAAGTTCCATTACCTAATCTGATATTGCGGTTCTTCAGGTCCTTGCTGAATTCTTTATCTGCTGTGGACGTCCCAGTCTTGTACTCACCGCAGCCATTTCAAAATGGCTGCCTACATATTCCAGAGGTTGCCTCATATCTGTAGTCTTGTTTTTTTACTTCTTTTCTTTTGAGGTTGTTTTTAATACAAGACAACTTAAATCTTCAACTGTTTTCTGATAAAAAGAACCTTTTAAATTGCTTGTCAATTATACTGTAGATGCAAACTGTTTCATGCACTGTTTTAATTCCCAAGGGGTAAGCTTTGACATGGCTAGGTGTTTTAAGTCGCATTGCACAATTGTGAAATCTTATCATCTGCACCTATGTATGTTGCAGGTGAAATGCAGGGAGATGAGGCGAGCAGACATGGGTCTGCTCTCTTCCGGTGGGTTTGACGCAGAACCAGGGTCAGCATTTGCCTCCACGTCTGGTAATATCTGCTACAGCATGGAAATAAAGGACCCGATCCTCCCGCCGTGGGTTGTCTCCGGAGTCTGCACTGCGATGAGCTCGGACGCAAGGAGCTTTGATTTAACGTGAGCACAAACCTTCTCCAACCCATGGTTGCCTATTCGCCTCATGTGACGTGCTAAGGCTTTACCAATTTTCTTCACCCGCAGGATTGCTACGGAGCCATCGTCCATGGGCTTGAACGCTGCCCTCAACTCCATGACCACAGCTCCTCAACCCGAGATGGCAACTCCCACAGACGGTGGCGCACCTGTGGGCGGCATCCCTGACGCTGTCCTGGTCCCCTCCTTGCACTCCGCTTCGCTTCGGCGGCTCAGCTACACGGACGGTGAGTATGTCGCATACACAACCGTGTGAGCTCGAGCTCCAACAGCCCGCAACGCCCTGGAGCATCGTGATTGGCAGGAATGGAAGGCGGCTCTTATGGGCAAGCGTATCTGTTGTCCGGTGGGAGAAGGCTGCCGCCGTCTGCCCTGCCGGGCTCCACCTCTCGATATGCAGAAATTCTGCATTTTTCAGAGCTGGTTGTGGATCATGAGCAGGGTCTCTGTAATTTTGGAGGTTGTGTGCGCCGTCACACAGGCTATGTCACGTACGCTTGGATGTTAGTAACTTATGAGGTCTGGTTCTTGGGGGGAAAAGAATAGTTGTTGCATGCATCAGTGTTCGCCTGTGCTTGCGTGGTATGTAGCTCTTTAGAGGACTTGGTTACCTCTCTTGTTTATATGTTACTTTTTTACTTGATTTCCCTTGGCTTAAAACTCGACAATGAGAGTCCCTTTGTTGCTGTAAACTATCTTTTTATCGTTGGTGTAGTTTGTATGGATCGGAAGTCCAGTGCTAAAAGCAGGCTCAAGCGGTCAAGACTGGCGTTTGTTTGGTCGTACTACTTTTGGCCTTGAGTCCTGCCAAAACCGCCCGCTCACCTGTAGTGGGGAGCTTGGACTGGGAGTGGGAGGAATAGCTGCTGCCCTTCTTTCTGTGTGCTGTGGACCTGTGGTTCCTTCTCTGTGCTGCCAAGTGCCTACTGTACTTGCTGGACGCTCCATGCGTTGCAGCATCAGCCGGACCGGGCCCCATTCTGTGTGCAGGATCAACGCATGAGATGATCTCAGACAGGGTGCCGTacatctttcaaaaaaaaaggcaGGGTGCCCTGTTCTCAGAAACGGAGACCAGTCTGATGCTCTCAAAAACTGCCACTAGTACACAAGGTTATTTTTGAAGTAACCTACTGTACAACAgctccttcttttttttttttggaaccaGATCCATTTCCCGCCATTTCCCAGTCAGTTTCGGTATCACCAGAAATGCGCGCGAAAAAAATAAAATACAAAACCACCACCAGCCGGTTGGCTCTCCCAGTCAAAGGGAGTCGGTTGCGTCCCTTGTCGCCACTCCAGAGATCTGAGGGGGATCAACCTGGAGTGGAGTGGCTGCTGCGTGATCATGCGACAGGTGATTAGCACGCTTCCCGAGGCA from Panicum hallii strain FIL2 chromosome 3, PHallii_v3.1, whole genome shotgun sequence encodes:
- the LOC112883812 gene encoding protein downstream neighbor of Son isoform X1, translating into MAQAAVESALNGDSFIGRQAGVPRMKRKTPSELRGEQLKRCTSEKLANDQLPSSAAFDRSSNGLRNTEQQKISKYISTRVTEVFPVRKARNLGKENFKDALQSNEKICKTIDATAASNFASSSLTCGIGDSAKLDSSVPSTTEAAKPGFKKVEKCSANALRSVSELHVGDEKQTGSNKFDMEKVLKGFGARDAFVASRLSNLNVQVGDAALKSSDVCPSKITIPGKRAPLDFTLKTSLQFVSSSSVKWCHKLNTSFGRSSITGAIGQSCLRGCQNLEYPKPESKKEFLFSKALRSWVYPQSLLPSSIISAMLSSTARGENDFLLKRHQDWEDSFQNLYYMLRKNMLNIFYVYTSQFVALFIGGNHLEKKQSCNAYLSQSTRGLRSLLRKHGVCFSMPLCNTEVEQATEDDLIELSEIQRRNLGQLQALHLDALSDVDNTTQSLLAFTGNESVHGLYDILLNYKSLLNSLSAVDVPVLYSPQPFQNGCLHIPEVKCREMRRADMGLLSSGGFDAEPGSAFASTSGNICYSMEIKDPILPPWVVSGVCTAMSSDARSFDLTIATEPSSMGLNAALNSMTTAPQPEMATPTDGGAPVGGIPDAVLVPSLHSASLRRLSYTDGEYVAYTTV
- the LOC112883812 gene encoding protein downstream neighbor of Son isoform X2, which produces MAQAAVESALNGDSFIGRQAGVPRMKRKTPSELRGEQLKRCTSEKLANDQLPSSAAFDRSSNGLRNTEQQKISKYISTRVTEVFPVRKARNLGKENFKDALQSNEKICKTIDATAASNFASSSLTCGIGDSAKLDSSVPSTTEAAKPGFKKVEKCSANALRSVSELHVGDEKQTGSNKFDMEKVLKGFGARDAFVASRLSNLNVQVGDAALKSSDVCPSKITIPGKRAPLDFTLKTSLQFVSSSSVKWCHKLNTSFGRSSITGAIGQSCLRGCQNLEYPKPESKKEFLFSKALRSWVYPQSLLPSSIISAMLSSTARGENDFLLKRHQDWEDSFQNLYYMLRKNMLNIFYVYTSQFVALFIGGNHLEKKQSCNAYLSQSTRGLRSLLRKHGVCFSMPLCNTEVEQATEDDLIELSEIQRRNLGQALHLDALSDVDNTTQSLLAFTGNESVHGLYDILLNYKSLLNSLSAVDVPVLYSPQPFQNGCLHIPEVKCREMRRADMGLLSSGGFDAEPGSAFASTSGNICYSMEIKDPILPPWVVSGVCTAMSSDARSFDLTIATEPSSMGLNAALNSMTTAPQPEMATPTDGGAPVGGIPDAVLVPSLHSASLRRLSYTDGEYVAYTTV